The following are encoded in a window of Roseimaritima ulvae genomic DNA:
- a CDS encoding RNA polymerase sigma factor has translation MTSSSPETRASLILRLRDAADVVAWDEFTEVYAPVVFRVARRQGLQPADADDLVQEVLCAVARTVTQWIERDDRGSFRAWLFRIARNMSINFLTRRRYQPWSRGGDLAVERFAAIEASDVSSEFDMEYRREIFTRASEIVRGRVSPTTWKAFYRTSVEQQSVDAVAQQLGVSPGSVYIARSRVLKRLRSVVETFQERSDDDV, from the coding sequence ATGACCTCCAGTTCTCCAGAAACGCGAGCTAGCCTGATCCTGCGATTGCGGGATGCGGCGGATGTCGTGGCTTGGGATGAGTTCACAGAAGTTTATGCTCCCGTTGTGTTTCGCGTTGCTCGGCGGCAAGGCTTACAGCCCGCCGATGCAGATGATCTGGTGCAGGAAGTCCTGTGCGCCGTAGCGCGTACAGTCACGCAGTGGATTGAACGAGATGATCGGGGTTCCTTCCGCGCCTGGTTGTTCCGGATCGCTCGCAATATGTCCATCAACTTCCTGACACGACGAAGATATCAACCCTGGTCGCGTGGCGGAGATCTTGCGGTGGAGCGATTCGCAGCGATCGAAGCCTCGGATGTGTCGTCTGAATTCGATATGGAGTACCGACGTGAAATCTTCACGCGAGCGTCGGAAATCGTTCGTGGTCGTGTCAGCCCGACAACGTGGAAAGCGTTCTATCGGACCAGTGTCGAGCAGCAATCGGTTGATGCCGTTGCACAACAACTTGGTGTCAGTCCCGGCAGCGTTTACATCGCCCGCAGTCGAGTGCTCAAGCGATTACGCAGTGTCGTAGAGACTTTTCAGGAGAGATCCGATGATGACGTGTGA
- a CDS encoding sulfatase family protein: protein MLNNITATTTVLIFLVAARPATAEPLNDDAPRPNIILLMGDDHGWEETGYNNHPFVKTPFLDEMAASGLRLDNFYAQPVCSPTRGNVLTGRHPNRYGIFTPGRSIRPQEITVAHLLRDVGYATGHFGKWHVGPVKQGSPTNPGAMGFEEWLSHDNFFEMDPVLSRNGGPPKPFYGESSEILIDELINYIEKKQQSDAPFFTVVWFGSPHEPYSGMETDLALYRDLPERYGDVTVSLTSNETGLRVKRPLRDVLMERYAEITAMDRSIGKLRNALKTLGLRDNTLLWYCGDNGIPRSGLRESQFRGQKGKLYENGIRVPGLIEWPSGIPKPQVSTVNAVTSDMLPTLCTLAGAKTPDVPLDGVDLVPLIKGTMKQRKSPIMFWSFRPQGEESAKPYIASELQEGTTPLVKQMRGLFTRNFKNYHHPEIRETDFLGARAILTDDYKLVIDGDEKSGAELFDLKQDIGETNNLAEAHPELVVQLSVQLRQWQESVMNSLMEQDYDRPKSQNQAPPQR from the coding sequence ATGTTGAATAACATCACAGCAACTACCACCGTTCTCATCTTTCTCGTTGCTGCGCGTCCTGCAACTGCAGAGCCATTGAATGACGATGCACCACGTCCGAATATTATTCTCCTGATGGGCGATGACCACGGTTGGGAAGAGACTGGCTACAACAATCACCCATTCGTGAAAACACCATTTCTTGATGAAATGGCTGCCTCGGGACTGCGCCTCGACAATTTCTATGCTCAGCCGGTTTGCTCTCCCACACGCGGCAATGTTCTCACCGGCCGTCATCCGAATCGCTACGGGATTTTCACTCCAGGTCGTTCGATCCGTCCACAGGAGATCACCGTCGCCCATCTACTTCGCGATGTGGGATACGCCACGGGGCATTTCGGCAAGTGGCATGTAGGTCCAGTCAAGCAGGGATCGCCGACCAATCCAGGGGCAATGGGTTTTGAAGAATGGCTGTCACATGACAACTTCTTTGAAATGGATCCGGTCCTTTCACGAAATGGCGGGCCGCCCAAACCGTTCTACGGCGAGAGCTCAGAGATTCTGATCGATGAGCTAATCAACTACATTGAAAAGAAGCAACAGTCGGACGCACCTTTCTTTACTGTCGTCTGGTTCGGATCGCCGCACGAACCCTACAGCGGAATGGAGACCGACCTTGCCCTCTATCGCGATCTGCCCGAACGATACGGTGATGTTACGGTGAGCCTTACATCGAACGAGACTGGACTTCGAGTCAAACGCCCCCTTCGTGATGTTTTGATGGAACGGTATGCCGAGATCACAGCGATGGATCGGTCGATCGGTAAGCTTCGCAACGCATTGAAGACGCTCGGACTCCGAGATAACACATTGCTGTGGTATTGCGGCGACAATGGCATCCCGCGGAGCGGCCTCCGTGAATCTCAGTTTCGCGGTCAGAAAGGAAAGCTATACGAAAATGGCATCCGAGTTCCCGGCCTAATTGAGTGGCCTAGTGGTATCCCAAAACCACAGGTTTCAACCGTCAATGCCGTCACGTCCGACATGTTGCCCACGCTGTGCACGCTCGCCGGCGCCAAGACGCCAGACGTTCCACTCGATGGAGTTGACCTTGTGCCACTGATTAAAGGGACGATGAAACAGCGCAAGAGTCCGATCATGTTTTGGAGCTTCCGTCCGCAGGGTGAAGAATCAGCAAAGCCCTACATTGCTTCCGAACTTCAGGAAGGCACGACTCCGCTAGTGAAGCAAATGCGTGGTCTCTTTACGCGCAACTTCAAGAACTACCATCATCCTGAAATTCGGGAGACGGATTTCCTGGGAGCGCGGGCGATTCTTACGGACGACTACAAGCTTGTGATCGATGGCGACGAGAAGTCGGGAGCTGAGCTGTTTGATTTGAAACAAGATATCGGAGAGACAAACAACCTCGCCGAGGCCCACCCCGAACTAGTCGTACAGTTGTCAGTTCAACTGCGTCAATGGCAGGAAAGCGTCATGAACAGCTTGATGGAGCAAGACTATGATCGTCCGAAAAGTCAAAATCAAGCACCGCCCCAACGTTAG
- a CDS encoding DUF1552 domain-containing protein has protein sequence MKTNLDRRHFLRGTGALIALPALESIGFRRFASAASTVPAAPPKRCVFLSIGFGVTKETWFPDVTQAGTAYELSEGLSPLTRHQSDITVVQGCSNQYTHEAHWGSTFWLTGANRYSVPGQNMANSISADQVVAQHLGQDTRFSSIQLNAASLEGHGPGLSLAWDQRGKPVAGQDDPVQVFHKLFSPDDMPLQQRQAAIAENRSVLDAVLTQARRVQRGLSQTDTDKLDEYFQGIRDIETRLKKDEAWLDVPKAKAPLDEPEPGLKGKAEIEIMQDLIVAALQTDSTRVLSYRMPGQSLLQSLDLKPSAHNVSHYSPGDRMEASKLRDKAHSELLARLIDKLKATKEADGSSLFDHTAVAFGSNISSIHYLTNCPTVLTGGGANLKLGQHLVLPKDTPLCNVWLTMLQGLGINAERHGDSTGVVKELQA, from the coding sequence ATGAAAACTAACCTGGATCGCCGTCACTTCCTCCGCGGAACCGGAGCCCTGATCGCGCTGCCCGCGTTGGAATCTATCGGTTTTCGCCGCTTTGCTTCGGCGGCCTCAACAGTTCCCGCCGCCCCACCCAAGCGCTGTGTCTTTCTCAGCATCGGCTTCGGTGTGACCAAAGAAACCTGGTTTCCGGACGTGACCCAGGCCGGCACCGCCTACGAACTCTCTGAGGGGCTCTCCCCGCTGACACGCCACCAGTCCGATATCACTGTGGTGCAGGGTTGCTCGAACCAGTACACCCACGAAGCTCACTGGGGCAGCACGTTCTGGCTCACTGGAGCCAATCGCTACAGTGTGCCTGGCCAGAATATGGCCAACAGCATCTCGGCCGACCAAGTCGTCGCGCAGCATCTGGGGCAGGACACTCGCTTCTCCTCGATCCAGCTCAACGCCGCCAGCCTCGAGGGGCACGGGCCGGGACTCTCGCTGGCTTGGGATCAGCGCGGCAAACCCGTCGCCGGCCAGGACGATCCGGTTCAGGTTTTCCACAAGCTTTTCTCGCCGGATGACATGCCGCTCCAGCAACGTCAGGCCGCCATCGCCGAGAACCGCAGCGTCCTGGACGCGGTCCTCACCCAAGCCAGACGCGTGCAGCGCGGTCTATCCCAAACTGACACAGACAAGCTCGACGAATACTTCCAGGGCATCCGCGACATCGAGACACGTCTCAAAAAGGACGAAGCCTGGCTCGACGTCCCCAAGGCAAAGGCACCCCTCGACGAACCGGAACCCGGTCTGAAGGGAAAGGCCGAGATCGAGATCATGCAGGACCTGATCGTTGCCGCGTTGCAGACGGACAGCACCCGCGTGCTGAGCTATCGCATGCCCGGTCAGAGCCTCCTGCAGAGTCTCGATCTCAAACCGAGCGCCCACAATGTGAGCCATTACTCGCCCGGCGATCGCATGGAGGCCTCCAAGTTGCGAGACAAGGCCCACAGCGAACTGCTGGCCCGCCTGATCGACAAACTCAAGGCAACAAAGGAAGCCGACGGATCGAGCCTCTTTGACCACACCGCCGTCGCCTTCGGATCGAACATCAGCTCCATCCACTACCTGACCAATTGCCCAACCGTTCTCACAGGCGGTGGAGCCAACCTGAAACTGGGCCAGCACCTCGTCCTGCCAAAGGACACGCCACTGTGCAACGTGTGGCTGACGATGCTGCAGGGACTCGGCATCAACGCAGAAAGACACGGCGACAGCACGGGCGTCGTGAAGGAGCTACAGGCGTAG
- a CDS encoding GNAT family N-acetyltransferase, which produces MADSLEFHIIGANTPDEDAAFAIQEQHRKFFFIPEPSFRKAVSKGLVLGAFLDGQVVAYLWFSRREGIVRVRYLSVDPGRAREGIGRKLVDELKRRHSDAFRIQLSCRTDYPGWKFWKGIGFHALRNRPGRAKAGSEVTDFVHELTPLPLFSDLTNQDERPKIAIDANVYFDLCDQNRQHHLESSGLLAEWVDTEFELCITAALAEDIARGEHLVSEYEWPLLKASPEAFDCIRQQVVLQLGPGTNAQDISDRNHLSHAIAENVHTFVTRDGFLLKNADKIYDQFGTSVLRPVDFIVNVDGAANQFTFDRRDLSSVRLSIAQIEQSAPVPPSLATLIRQNEKVSVLQAKLRGWLANPDRFEVLSVLDEDGMHQAMCGFEKTESNVHVHLFRVSVQLRGQRKGRTILRCLAAQLRSRFSDPVFIQILDKTGAAEAKGALSEFGFSFCDETACKVSLPGVWDIQDAFDAANELASTNDGSTSWLGGYNSSPLSSDPFSYLELEHQLWPAKIRSGDSVPCVAIPIRPVWARALFDPNLGQVEFWDEDAHLLLNPTNAYYTASRPNIEYGRILWYVSSDENYPGSKHARATSQLTRRVIGPPLQLYREFRHFGVYQLTEIQKLATPNRPDVLAMEFRDTEVLGKPVSLSTIRKILETPNEAFQWPTRIEEFKFLEIYRQGAG; this is translated from the coding sequence ATGGCCGACAGTCTAGAATTTCACATCATTGGAGCAAACACGCCCGATGAGGACGCTGCGTTTGCGATCCAAGAGCAGCACAGAAAGTTTTTCTTCATTCCTGAGCCAAGCTTTCGGAAAGCAGTCAGCAAAGGGCTTGTACTGGGAGCATTTCTAGATGGGCAAGTGGTAGCCTATTTGTGGTTCAGTCGCAGAGAGGGCATCGTGCGTGTCAGATATTTGTCGGTCGATCCTGGCAGGGCACGGGAAGGAATCGGTCGCAAACTCGTAGACGAATTGAAACGTAGACATAGTGATGCGTTTCGAATCCAACTAAGCTGCCGGACAGACTATCCTGGCTGGAAGTTCTGGAAGGGAATCGGTTTTCATGCTCTGCGAAACCGACCAGGACGTGCAAAAGCTGGCTCTGAGGTAACTGACTTTGTTCACGAGCTGACGCCACTACCACTGTTCTCCGACCTCACAAACCAAGACGAACGCCCCAAAATTGCGATCGATGCAAATGTCTATTTCGATCTATGTGATCAAAACCGACAGCATCACCTCGAATCGTCCGGATTGCTAGCCGAATGGGTCGACACGGAATTTGAACTCTGCATTACAGCTGCACTGGCAGAGGATATCGCACGTGGAGAACACTTAGTTTCAGAATACGAATGGCCGTTGCTAAAGGCTTCGCCGGAAGCCTTTGATTGCATCCGCCAGCAAGTTGTATTGCAGCTTGGCCCTGGCACAAATGCGCAAGATATTTCGGACCGAAACCACTTGTCCCATGCGATCGCTGAGAATGTCCACACATTCGTTACACGCGATGGATTCCTTCTTAAAAACGCTGACAAGATTTATGACCAGTTTGGTACTTCCGTGTTGCGTCCCGTCGACTTCATCGTGAATGTCGATGGTGCAGCAAACCAGTTTACCTTCGACAGACGTGACCTCTCATCGGTTCGGCTTTCGATTGCTCAGATCGAACAGAGTGCGCCAGTACCTCCCAGCTTGGCAACTCTAATTCGCCAGAACGAGAAGGTCTCCGTCCTTCAAGCCAAACTGAGAGGTTGGCTGGCTAACCCCGATCGATTCGAAGTCCTGTCAGTCCTAGATGAGGATGGTATGCATCAGGCGATGTGCGGGTTCGAGAAGACGGAAAGCAATGTGCATGTCCATCTTTTTCGCGTCTCAGTTCAACTCAGGGGACAGAGGAAGGGGAGAACTATTCTGCGTTGCCTGGCTGCCCAATTGCGTTCACGCTTCTCCGACCCGGTGTTCATCCAAATCCTTGACAAAACGGGGGCTGCTGAGGCTAAGGGGGCATTGTCGGAATTTGGGTTTTCTTTTTGCGACGAGACAGCCTGCAAAGTATCCCTTCCTGGGGTTTGGGATATACAGGATGCATTTGATGCAGCGAACGAACTAGCTTCGACGAACGACGGGTCGACGAGTTGGTTGGGAGGATACAACTCATCTCCCCTAAGCTCTGATCCGTTTTCGTACTTGGAACTCGAACATCAATTGTGGCCGGCAAAGATACGTTCAGGAGACAGTGTACCGTGCGTTGCGATCCCAATCCGTCCAGTCTGGGCCCGTGCCCTTTTTGACCCAAATTTGGGACAGGTGGAATTTTGGGATGAAGATGCGCATCTGCTGCTGAACCCCACTAACGCTTACTACACTGCATCACGCCCAAACATCGAATATGGGCGGATCCTTTGGTATGTAAGCTCGGACGAAAACTACCCCGGATCAAAACACGCAAGAGCCACTTCACAGTTGACCAGACGTGTCATCGGCCCACCGTTACAATTGTATCGAGAGTTCCGACATTTCGGGGTGTACCAGTTGACTGAGATTCAGAAGCTGGCCACGCCAAATCGACCCGATGTACTTGCTATGGAGTTTCGTGACACTGAAGTGCTAGGCAAGCCAGTTTCGCTTTCGACCATTCGGAAAATCTTAGAAACCCCCAACGAAGCCTTTCAGTGGCCAACGAGAATTGAGGAATTTAAGTTCCTCGAAATTTACCGTCAGGGAGCAGGCTAG
- a CDS encoding IS4 family transposase produces MNDQSTDSDFVVQSNLQRASSLVLDLLLPHKNVALICADLQYKYRNRIYNPMVTVWLFITQVISADHSCQQTLTRFNAWRVAKGLRRVSSATKAYCTARSKLPEQLFARVLEWTSQQCEEATNSAWLFKGRVVDMVDGWTVTMADTPENQKEYPQQKSQKPGCGFPIARMIGLFSLPTGAIQFNALAPYQGKQTGETSLLRTVLDRISRGRILLADRYYATFWLLALGETRGIDLVARAHQLRKIDFRKGLKLGYLDQLVVYHKPQRPAWMDQDEYDELPNLIFVRHVKYKVHQKGFRSREIVLATTLLDAELYTAEELAELYRKRWQVELHIRSLKTQMQMEHLRCKSPQMVRKEIHCHMIGFNLVRAAMLASALKHGLCPTTLSFKGAMQALEEFAACLRLRSGRSVQQWDNLLETISELSVGDRPGRKEERVIKRRPKNYKLMKTPRNPNRNRYATAA; encoded by the coding sequence GTGAACGATCAGTCTACCGATTCCGACTTCGTTGTTCAAAGCAATCTTCAGCGTGCCTCGTCACTGGTGCTTGACTTGCTCTTGCCGCATAAGAATGTTGCGTTGATTTGCGCTGATCTCCAGTACAAGTATCGCAATCGGATCTACAACCCGATGGTCACGGTCTGGCTGTTTATCACCCAGGTGATTTCCGCAGACCACAGCTGCCAACAGACGCTCACCCGATTCAATGCGTGGCGTGTCGCCAAAGGACTGCGACGAGTTAGCAGTGCGACCAAAGCGTACTGCACCGCACGTAGCAAACTCCCTGAACAACTCTTTGCACGCGTATTGGAGTGGACCTCGCAGCAATGTGAAGAAGCGACGAATTCAGCTTGGCTCTTCAAGGGACGCGTGGTCGATATGGTTGACGGCTGGACCGTGACGATGGCGGACACGCCAGAGAACCAAAAGGAGTACCCACAACAGAAGAGCCAGAAACCCGGATGCGGTTTTCCAATCGCAAGGATGATCGGTTTATTTTCTTTGCCAACGGGTGCTATCCAATTCAATGCGTTAGCACCGTACCAAGGAAAGCAGACAGGCGAGACTTCGTTGTTGCGAACGGTTTTAGACCGCATTTCCCGGGGCCGAATCCTCTTGGCCGATCGTTACTACGCGACGTTTTGGCTGCTGGCGTTAGGAGAAACACGGGGCATCGACTTGGTCGCGCGAGCGCATCAACTCCGTAAAATCGACTTCCGCAAAGGCCTGAAGCTTGGCTATTTGGATCAATTAGTTGTCTACCATAAACCGCAGCGTCCTGCGTGGATGGATCAGGACGAATACGATGAACTGCCCAACCTAATTTTTGTGCGTCACGTGAAATACAAGGTTCATCAGAAAGGCTTTCGCAGCAGAGAGATTGTTTTAGCGACGACGCTGCTAGATGCTGAGCTCTACACTGCGGAAGAGTTGGCAGAGCTGTATCGGAAAAGATGGCAGGTGGAGCTTCATATCCGTAGCTTGAAAACGCAGATGCAGATGGAACATCTCCGGTGCAAAAGCCCTCAAATGGTTCGCAAAGAAATCCACTGCCATATGATTGGATTCAATCTGGTTCGCGCGGCGATGCTCGCGTCTGCTTTGAAACACGGACTATGCCCGACGACCCTAAGCTTTAAAGGAGCGATGCAGGCGCTGGAGGAATTTGCAGCTTGCTTGCGTCTTCGCTCTGGAAGGTCAGTACAGCAGTGGGACAACTTGCTTGAAACCATTTCGGAGCTTTCCGTTGGAGACCGACCAGGGCGCAAAGAAGAACGCGTGATCAAACGCCGACCAAAGAACTACAAGCTAATGAAAACCCCGCGAAACCCGAACCGAAACCGTTATGCTACAGCAGCTTAG
- a CDS encoding DUF1592 domain-containing protein yields the protein MRRIIYPACAVALCLCGFVRAAPPEASLPEKHRAFFKAYCLDCHDSETREGKIDLETLSFRITILEQAELWQKVLNALNAGEMPPEDSEQPGNTEKADFLDDLARTMVTARQALSDSGGKITMRRLNRREYRNTIEQLTGVKIDVDSLPSHGGSGTFDTVGASQFISSDQFEQYLKLGRQAIDEAFERQAAGKAESTESRIIRVEPEQTINPDNEKEIAAIEERQERFARWKKGVDEAARTPENQAIIAEIRKTDRLIDHPNRFYTFADRLKDTPDPRDFGFSDAKKAAASDPSRSRSLALHKHYVSLPHRDRGTYLKITHGTGRVIVPPKKKELPPGSYVMRVRVGAVAGTPAERRFIQVGHPQRLIESRNWGLEGPAISTHQVTGTIENPETIEIPLEVTSNTIREFAVQEKQPNNGNLKALWDAHNKWKKENGYGHPPAIWIDWVELEGPLEAGGGTLKQRREVELHANAKVGGTYNGYFKRGHDKAQAFLKTGQPQKGIVDEQEANFRIRAFNENGPSFRRYLEDPLTKTGSLLTIHNINTEEYIALPPEQPSGWKKTEHVVEELPPGNYKLRFRIGAVEGTPSERHFVDLGVVPDKDQFNHLDTFQITGSTDEPQIIEVPVQLSATSPRKFALREKRDPKTDLQRYRAARKKTGVGPAPALWIDWVEWEGPLNSPTVVSPLQASRLVPRDPPGRKVNESGGPIVSSLQDSERARAILTKFAESAFRDVSPESDFVDKLVAIYETRRKAGDAFDVAIRTPLSVILASPGFLYLYEPGDEALRRQLNDRELAVRLSYFLWSGPPDAELLQLAEQNTLHLPETLRQQVDRLIADPRSDEFVAGFVHQWLDMERLDFFQFDVNLHRDFDESTRAATREEVYQSFAHLLRDSKDGRIGKLLKSDYVFVNGLLATYYGIDGVTGDEFRKIELPADSPRGGLLGMAAIHAMGSDGVVSSPVERGAWVLRHLLNDPPPPAPPNVPQLSRLKAQVLTTRERLLAHQEEAQCASCHRKIDPIGFGLENFNAAGKWRTTDHAGGKGKKGKTWTIDASGAFHKGPTFGDYQELRDRIVEREDDFARGFTEHLIEYALGRPFGFTDEDLANEIVGSAKTKHFAVSEFIHALVQSKSFRTK from the coding sequence ATGAGACGAATTATATACCCAGCTTGTGCGGTAGCTTTGTGCCTTTGTGGCTTCGTGCGAGCAGCTCCGCCCGAAGCAAGCCTTCCGGAAAAACACAGGGCATTCTTCAAGGCGTATTGCCTCGATTGTCACGATTCCGAGACACGTGAAGGCAAAATCGATCTCGAAACACTGTCCTTCCGCATCACCATACTGGAGCAGGCGGAACTCTGGCAAAAGGTTCTGAACGCACTGAACGCTGGTGAAATGCCGCCGGAAGATTCCGAGCAGCCGGGCAACACCGAGAAGGCAGATTTCCTTGATGACCTCGCTCGGACAATGGTCACTGCGCGTCAGGCTCTGTCGGATTCAGGCGGCAAGATCACGATGCGACGGCTTAACCGGCGTGAGTATCGCAACACCATCGAGCAGTTGACTGGTGTGAAAATCGATGTCGACTCACTGCCCAGCCATGGCGGCTCTGGAACGTTTGATACGGTGGGGGCATCGCAATTCATCTCCAGCGATCAGTTCGAGCAGTATCTCAAGCTGGGACGCCAGGCGATCGATGAAGCCTTCGAGCGTCAGGCCGCTGGGAAAGCAGAGTCGACTGAATCCAGGATCATCCGCGTCGAGCCGGAGCAAACAATCAATCCGGATAACGAAAAAGAAATCGCGGCGATCGAAGAACGACAGGAACGTTTTGCGCGGTGGAAGAAAGGAGTCGATGAAGCAGCCAGGACTCCTGAGAATCAAGCGATCATTGCCGAGATTCGAAAGACGGATCGCCTGATCGATCACCCCAACCGATTTTATACTTTTGCCGACCGGTTAAAGGACACTCCCGATCCACGCGACTTCGGGTTTAGCGACGCGAAAAAGGCTGCCGCATCGGATCCTTCACGAAGCCGAAGTCTGGCTCTTCACAAACACTACGTCAGCCTGCCACACCGCGACCGCGGTACTTACCTGAAAATTACTCACGGCACCGGTCGCGTCATTGTTCCTCCGAAGAAAAAAGAACTTCCGCCCGGCAGCTACGTCATGCGCGTGCGTGTCGGTGCGGTAGCAGGCACTCCGGCCGAGCGACGTTTCATCCAGGTGGGACATCCTCAACGCCTGATCGAGAGCAGAAACTGGGGACTCGAAGGCCCCGCCATCAGCACGCATCAAGTCACCGGAACGATCGAGAATCCGGAAACGATCGAAATCCCTCTTGAAGTCACCTCCAATACGATTCGCGAGTTCGCGGTGCAGGAGAAACAGCCAAACAACGGAAACCTCAAAGCACTTTGGGATGCGCACAACAAGTGGAAGAAAGAAAATGGGTATGGCCATCCGCCGGCCATCTGGATCGATTGGGTGGAACTTGAAGGACCACTCGAAGCCGGCGGCGGCACCTTAAAGCAACGCCGCGAAGTCGAACTGCACGCCAACGCAAAAGTTGGTGGCACGTACAACGGCTACTTCAAACGTGGTCATGATAAAGCTCAGGCTTTTTTGAAAACCGGCCAACCGCAGAAAGGCATCGTGGACGAACAAGAAGCAAATTTTCGCATTCGTGCGTTTAACGAAAACGGTCCCAGCTTTCGCCGCTACCTCGAAGATCCACTTACGAAGACCGGTTCACTTCTGACGATCCACAACATAAACACGGAAGAGTACATCGCACTGCCTCCGGAGCAGCCGTCTGGCTGGAAAAAGACGGAGCATGTGGTCGAGGAGCTACCTCCGGGCAATTACAAGCTGCGATTCCGCATCGGTGCCGTCGAGGGCACACCGAGTGAACGTCATTTTGTCGATCTTGGAGTCGTGCCAGACAAGGACCAGTTCAACCACCTGGACACTTTTCAAATCACGGGCTCCACGGACGAGCCTCAAATTATCGAAGTACCCGTTCAGCTTTCAGCTACCAGCCCACGCAAGTTCGCTCTGCGCGAAAAACGTGACCCGAAGACCGATCTTCAACGCTATAGAGCCGCCAGAAAAAAGACTGGCGTCGGCCCGGCTCCAGCCTTATGGATTGACTGGGTCGAATGGGAAGGTCCGTTGAATAGTCCAACCGTGGTATCGCCCCTGCAGGCCTCCCGGCTCGTTCCTCGCGACCCTCCCGGCCGGAAGGTGAATGAGTCCGGCGGGCCGATCGTTTCGAGCCTTCAAGACTCCGAACGTGCTCGCGCCATCCTCACCAAGTTTGCCGAGTCGGCCTTTCGGGATGTGTCGCCAGAATCCGACTTCGTCGACAAGCTCGTTGCGATCTATGAAACACGTCGCAAAGCAGGAGATGCATTTGACGTGGCAATTCGCACGCCATTAAGCGTTATTCTTGCTTCGCCGGGATTTCTCTATCTCTACGAACCCGGCGACGAAGCTCTGCGACGTCAGCTCAATGACCGTGAACTCGCCGTGCGGCTGTCGTACTTCCTCTGGAGCGGACCGCCGGATGCAGAACTGCTCCAGCTCGCGGAACAGAATACACTGCATCTTCCGGAAACGCTGCGGCAGCAGGTTGATCGACTGATTGCTGATCCGCGCAGCGATGAATTCGTGGCCGGCTTTGTCCATCAATGGCTCGACATGGAGCGACTCGATTTCTTCCAGTTCGACGTCAACCTCCACCGGGATTTTGATGAAAGCACCAGAGCCGCCACGCGCGAAGAAGTCTATCAGTCTTTTGCACACCTGCTTCGCGATTCGAAAGACGGTCGCATCGGCAAGCTTCTGAAGAGCGACTACGTGTTCGTCAACGGCCTGCTCGCCACCTACTACGGCATCGATGGCGTCACGGGCGACGAGTTCCGCAAGATTGAGCTGCCCGCCGACTCGCCTCGGGGCGGGCTGCTTGGCATGGCCGCCATTCACGCCATGGGTAGCGACGGCGTCGTTAGCAGCCCGGTCGAACGTGGTGCCTGGGTCCTGCGCCACCTCCTGAACGATCCACCACCGCCGGCACCGCCGAACGTCCCGCAACTCTCACGGTTAAAGGCCCAGGTCCTGACGACGCGCGAACGCCTGCTCGCCCACCAGGAAGAAGCCCAGTGTGCCAGTTGTCACCGCAAGATCGATCCGATCGGCTTCGGGCTGGAGAATTTCAACGCTGCCGGTAAGTGGCGCACCACGGACCATGCCGGAGGAAAAGGGAAGAAAGGGAAGACCTGGACGATCGACGCCTCCGGAGCATTCCACAAAGGACCAACCTTCGGCGACTACCAGGAATTACGAGACCGCATCGTAGAACGCGAAGACGACTTCGCCCGCGGCTTCACAGAACACCTGATCGAGTACGCACTAGGCCGCCCGTTCGGATTCACCGACGAGGATCTAGCCAACGAAATTGTGGGCTCAGCGAAAACCAAACACTTTGCCGTCAGCGAGTTCATTCACGCACTCGTTCAGAGCAAATCGTTCCGGACGAAGTGA
- a CDS encoding ASCH domain-containing protein, giving the protein MLLLSIRPDFAEQILDGSKQVEFRRRHPRRIELGSRMLIYASSPTRALIGTAEVFDVVEASPAEVWHEFNDVGGIEQEVYNAYYEASDRAVALRLRKPIRFDTAISLADLRCKLPGFHPPQQFAYLSAERLMKITRAIECA; this is encoded by the coding sequence ATGTTGCTGCTATCAATTAGACCAGATTTTGCCGAGCAAATTTTGGATGGAAGCAAGCAAGTAGAATTTCGCCGAAGGCATCCGCGTCGAATCGAGCTTGGCTCTCGCATGCTAATCTACGCGAGTTCTCCAACGCGCGCCTTAATAGGAACAGCAGAGGTATTTGATGTCGTTGAGGCATCTCCTGCCGAAGTCTGGCACGAATTCAACGACGTGGGCGGAATCGAGCAGGAAGTGTACAACGCCTATTACGAAGCGTCAGATCGGGCAGTCGCGCTTCGGCTACGGAAACCAATTCGTTTCGACACTGCAATTTCACTGGCCGACCTGCGATGCAAACTGCCAGGCTTTCATCCGCCTCAGCAGTTCGCTTACCTATCGGCCGAACGGCTAATGAAGATCACTCGTGCGATCGAATGCGCGTAG